GCCGTACGCGAAGGCGTAGAAGGCGGACAGCAGGTCGGCGGTGTGGTCGGCGTGCAGATGCGAGATCCAGATCGCGCCCAGCCCCGCCGGATCCGTGTGCCGCTGCAACTCGGCGAAGCTGCCGGGGCCCGCGTCCACCCACACCTCGGCACCCGGCGCGCTCAGCAGATAGCCGGAGCAGGGGCGGCCGGGGGCGGGGTGCGGGGAGGCGGTACCGAGGACGGTGAGCGTGAGAGACATGCGGGGAGGCTACGGAACCCCGCCCCGGCACGCTCCCGGACCCCGGGTGCCCGCCGGGCGCCGGTGCGGCGGCCGGCCCGGTGTCAGCGCGGTGCCCACCGGGCGCCGGTGCGGCGTCCAGCCCCGCGTCAGCGCGGCGGCCAGCCCGGCGCCGGTGCGGCTCCAGCCCGGAGTCCAGCCCGGCGTGAGCGCGGTGTCCGCCCGGCGCCGGTGCGGCATACAGCACGGCGTCCAGCCCCGCGCTGGTGCGGCATACAGCACGGCAGCGGCGCGGTGCCCAGCCCGCGTCAGCGCGGTGCCCAGCCCGGCAGCAACGCAGCCCCGCGTCAGCGAGCGCGGCGTCCAGCCCGGCAGCAGCGCGGTGTCCGGCCCCGCGTCAGCGCGGTGTCCAGCCCGGGTCGCGGCCGCTGAGTCCCACCGCGCGGTCGAGCAGCGGTGCGCTCGCGGGGACGTCGACGACCGGGCCGAAGATGGCGTCCCGGCCGGGGTGCCCGACGCTCTCGGCGAGGAAGGCGTGGCAGGCCCGGAGCGCGGCGGGGTCGGGGGCGTACTCCTGGCCGGTGGCACGCGCCAGGTCCCAGCCGTGGACGACCAGTTCGTCGACGGCGACCAGACCGGCGACCTCGCCCGGCAGGTCCACTCCGCCCGCGCGGGTCGCCCCCGTCCAGGCGGCCGGGTCGCGCCACGCCTGCGCCAGCTCGCCGAGCACCTCGGGCAGCTCCTCGCGCCAGCCGGGGCCGATGTCGGGCAGCGTGGCGCCCGGGTCGGTGTCGGTGGTCGAGCCCAGCTCCTTGCGGCCGGCGTCCCGGAAGGCGACGGCGAGCCCGCACAGATGGCCCAGCAGGTTCCGCACGGCGTAGCGGGGGCAGGGCGTCGGGCCCGTCAGCAGGTCGTCGGGGACGCGGGCGGCGAGACGGGCGAGGAGTGCCGTCTGCGGTCCGAGGTCGAGGGTGGTGCCGGTCGGGTCGGTCATCGCTGCTCCCCAGGGTGTGGTCCTGAGGGGTGGACCGGCGGCGGGGGCGGAACTCATCGGTGCGGCCCGCCCCTCTCGGGCCCGCCGGCCGGCGCTCGTCCGCGCGGCGCCCGCCCCGGCGGGACGGGTCCGGGCGTCGCGCGGCGCCCGGCGCACGGCGGGAACCGGGCCGCACGTCGGCCGTGCCCGGGTACGCCGCGGACCCGGCGCCGGACACCGCGCCGGACACCGCGCCGGCTCACGGGTGCGCGGATCCGTGAGCCGGCGGCGGGACGGGCGTGGGGGCCGGACTCACCGCCCGGTGAGCGCGGACCGCACCTGTGCCAGGTCGGTGTCCGACGCCAGGCCGGCGTGGTACAGCCGCAGTTCCGTCGCGCCGAGGTCGCGGGCGCGGGCGGCGTCGTCCGCGAGCGTGCCGGGGCTGCCGCCCATGCCGGAGACGACGGTGAGGTTGGCGGCGAGGACGGCGCCCGCGCGGTGCTGCTCCGCGAACGGGGTGAGCAGGCCCGCGCCGCCGGTGCACGGGACGACCACGCCGTCCGCGACGGAGAGGATGTGCGCGGGGTCGACGCCCGCGTTGGCCCCGCAGTGGTAGGAGACCGGGTCCGCGTGCAGCAGGACCTGGAAGCCGTCGGGGGCCTGTGCGCGGACCGCGGCGACGGCCTCCTCCTGGAGGCTGCGGGCGGTCGCGTCGCGCCAGGCGCGCGTGGCGTTCGCGGTGGTGTCGCCGAGCAGTTTCCCGACCGCCGGCCAGCCTCCGTCGGAGGGCGCCCCCCGCCACACCGGCTCCAGCGCGTTCCGTACGGCGGCGGCCAGCGCGTCGGGGTCCAGGCCGTGCCCGGCGTAGCCGGCGCGGCAGTCGGGGCAGAAGCACAGCGACATCAGGTACTGGCCGGCGTCGCCGAGGGCGACCCCGCCGGTCTTGTCGTGCGCGTGCAGGTGGGCGAGGCCGTACCAGCCGAGGGACTCCAGCTCGGTGCCGCGCGCGCCGGGCCGTACGGCCGCCTCGGCGGCCAGGTCGACGAGGTACGCGCGCGTGGCGGGCTGCGCGATGCAGGGCGCCCAGGGGTAGCGGTCGCCGTAGGCGTTGACGACCGAGGTGTCCGGGTGCTCGGCGCCGAGCCGGGAGTTGTGTGCGAGGACGACCCAGGTGTGGGTCTCCAGACCGGCGTCGGCGAGCGCGGCGGCGGCCTCTCCGTAGGCGTCCGCCTCGGGCGCCCAGGCTCCGGCCGGGAAGGGGCGCAGGGTGCGGCCGGACCAGCGGTCGCCGGGCGGGTAGAGCACGGCCGCGTGCTCGGCGGTGACGACGCGGTGCCGGGGGTGGCGGGGGGTCAGCGCGCGGGTGGAGTGGTAGGCGGAGGCCAGGGTGACCTGCTGGATGCCCAGCTCCGCGAGGTGCCGCGGGGCCCGCGGGTCGCCGTTGACGTCCCAGGGGTAGACGAAAGCCGACGCCTTCACTCGGTCTCCTCCAGCAGCGCGTGCCCACGCTCGATCAGCTGAGCGAGCTGCTTGACATGGTCCTCGCTCGGCTCGTGCAGCGGGGGCCGCACCTCCCCCACGTCCAGCCCGGACAGCCGTACCCCGGCCTTGACCAGGGCGACGGCGTAGCCGCGGCCCTGGGCGCGC
Above is a genomic segment from Streptomyces glaucescens containing:
- a CDS encoding TIGR03086 family metal-binding protein, producing MTDPTGTTLDLGPQTALLARLAARVPDDLLTGPTPCPRYAVRNLLGHLCGLAVAFRDAGRKELGSTTDTDPGATLPDIGPGWREELPEVLGELAQAWRDPAAWTGATRAGGVDLPGEVAGLVAVDELVVHGWDLARATGQEYAPDPAALRACHAFLAESVGHPGRDAIFGPVVDVPASAPLLDRAVGLSGRDPGWTPR